In Panulirus ornatus isolate Po-2019 chromosome 40, ASM3632096v1, whole genome shotgun sequence, a single window of DNA contains:
- the LOC139761527 gene encoding uncharacterized protein, translating to MHSFAIFLAWALVGAAWAWSSSEVSCASCGSECQAACGTRNFRACCFNFQRRRRTDPLLPHSVSDGRVDPFAVEALLQGRGNGARDPHLTQLLRSISRPVAGSAPADPAPASLSAVLARLAQGDVEDDMDDEVVEDDPPSSSTKEEEEEEGEEEEEEEGEEEDVLLPSAQDVSRLVALAALHHHLHHHPSPSPTLLLQREQQRSLHHHQHHHQANRHPRHPFLPPTNLNK from the exons cGTGGGCGTTGGTCGGGGCGGCGTGGGCGTGGAGCAGCAGCGAGGTCTCGTGCGCCTCCTGCGGCTCCGAGTGCCAGGCCGCATGCGGCACCAGGAACTTCCGCGCCTGCTGCTTCAACTTCCAGAGACGCCGCCGCACGGACCCCCTCCTGCCGCACAG CGTGAGCGACGGGCGAGTGGACCCCTTCGCCGTGGAGGCGCTACTGCAGGGTCGGGGCAACGGCGCCCGGGACCCCCACCTGACCCAGCTGCTGCGCTCCATTTCCCGCCCTGTGGCGGGTAGCGCCCCAGCAGACCCCGCCCCAGCCTCGCTCTCCGCCGTGCTGGCCAGGTTGGCGCAGggggacgtggaggatgacatggacgacgaggtggtggaggacgaccctccctcctcctccaccaaggaagaggaggaggaggaaggggaagaggaggaggaagaggaaggggaggaagaagacgtGCTCCTCCCCTCTGCTCAGGACGTGTCACGTCTGGTGGCGCTGGCGgctctccatcaccatctccaccatcacccatcaccatcaccaacactcctcctccaacggGAGCAGCAGCggagcctccaccatcaccaacaccatcaccaggccaaTCGCCATCCACgccacccattcctccctccaacAAATTTGAATAAATAG